In Mytilus galloprovincialis chromosome 1, xbMytGall1.hap1.1, whole genome shotgun sequence, the following are encoded in one genomic region:
- the LOC143065227 gene encoding uncharacterized protein LOC143065227, with product MSEETSSANTLLTTSTPGPLQSKLQQHSVHLSDVSEISSSEREHESRYVEETQMSGIEEISRKTDSLWKSAQSSFVNPFDLTITISEGNYEDDDDNFSDEDYEPSFDATYRQDHGVESESENEGFEDESADPSDQQEEDLGPSIKKIRSETEVDTFLDDRPLIVYMSSILSLAKTHIPPICAVKGCRLPLTIKMELISSALYLKWVCQNKHLAHKWCSQPILNRRLHSGDLVFSAGILLSGNNYQKIADLAKFIRLPILCNSTFLKIQRTYLVPSIDSFWVQSQDMVLQEFRDKEIVILGDGRMDSPGHCAQFCSYTFMEYNTKKILTIVTMDKRMTEKKSTNLEKACFLKGLRQLLDKNMKVVEVVTDAHIQVESLMKKEFSNIKHSFDIWHGAKNLGKKVVKVAQEQKANKPVLEWSRDIVNHFWHCADISTTEQEFIGSWFGIMHHTVNKHQWMIAYSDTAGNECKHGPLSSEREKGWLTGATPPHDALIKIVMDKRFLRKIPYYLNCRSTAELENFQNVILKYASKRHSYGPSTSNARNQLAAIDHNAHCERKVVTNKDGTKRLQRYYSKKGGRWTATEVKTPKQYIYIPELMKHIIMKRLSDDIGMSRRVILDPFDPRRLSATIAPGPPPPTQDLMAAKISRFNREDLDRTIDYDFDQTIDYEWPTN from the exons ATGTCAGAAGAGACATCTTCTGCCAATACACTTTTAACAACTTCTACCCCTGGACCATTGCAATCTAAATTGCAACAGCATTCAGTACATTTATCTGATGTGTCGGAAATATCATCATCAGAAAGAGAACATGAATCGAGATATGT gGAAGAGACCCAGATGTCTGGAATAGAGGAAATCAGTAGGAAAACAGACTCTCTGTGGAAGAGTGCACAAAGCAGCTTTGTAAATCCATTTGA tcTAACCATTACTATTTCTGAGGGTAACTATGAGGATGATGATGATAATTTTTCTGATGAAGACTATGAACCAAGTTTTGATGCTACTTACAG ACAAGACCATGGTGTTGAATCAGAGTCAGAAAATGAAGGATTTGAAGACGAGTCAGCAGACCCTTCTGATCAACAGGAAGAAGACCTAGGCCCAAGTATAAAAAAGATTAGGAGCGAGACTGAAGTAGATACCTTTTTAGATGACAGACCACTTATTGTTTATATGAGCTCCATCTTAAGTTTGGCTAAAACACATATTCCACCTATATGTGCAGTAAAAGGATGCAGGTTGCCTTTAACAATTAAGATGGAGTTGATTTCTTCAGCTTTATACTTGAAATGg GTTTGTCAAAATAAACATCTTGCCCACAAGTGGTGTTCTCAGCCCATCTTGAATCGAAGACTGCACAGTGGTGACTTGGTTTTTTCTGCTGGTATTTTACTGTCTGGgaacaattatcaaaaaattgcAGACTTGGCAAAGTTTATTAGATTACCAATTCTATGCAACTCAACATTCTTAAAAATACAAAGGACGTACCTTGTACCATCAATTGATAGCTTTTGGGTACAATCCCAGGATATGGTGTTGCAAGAGTTCCGTGATAAAGAAATAGTTATATTAG GTGATGGAAGAATGGATAGTCCTGGTCACTGTGCACAGTTCTGTTCATATACATTCAtggaatacaatacaaaaaaGATCTTAACTATAGTTACCATGGATAAAAGGATGACAGAGAAGAAGAGTACAAATCTTGAGAAAGCCTGCTTTCTGAAAGGCTTAAGACAACTACTGGACAAAAATATGAAAGTGGTAGAGGTTGTCACTGATGCCCATATACAGGTGGAATCTCTAATGA AAAAAGAATTTAGTAATATCAAGCACTCATTTGATATTTGGCACGGGGCGAAGAACCTTGGGAAGAAAGTAGTGAAG gTAGCTCAAGAACAGAAGGCAAACAAACCTGTACTGGAATGGTCTCGTGACATAGTGAACCACTTTTGGCATTGTGCAGATATATCTACTACTGAACAAGAATTTATT GGATCATGGTTTGGGATCATGCACCATACTGTAAATAAGCATCAATGGATGATAGCATATAGTGACACAGCAGGAAATGAATGTAAACATGGACCGCTGTCATCTGAACGTGAAAAGGGATGGTTGACAGGTGCAACTCCTCCTCATGATGCGTTGATAAAGATAGTGATGGACAAACGCTTTCTAAGAAAAATACCATACTATCTAAATTGCAG GAGTACAGCTGAGttagaaaattttcaaaatgtgattcTGAAATATGCTTCTAAACGCCATTCTTATGGTCCATCAACATCCAATGCCAGGAATCAGCTAGCAGCTATTGACCACAATGCTCACTGTGAAAGAAAAGTTGTTACAAACAAGGATGGGACTAAAAG aCTTCAGAGGTACTACAGTAAGAAAGGGGGTAGATGGACTGCTACTGAAGTGAagacaccaaaacaatatatttacatTCCAGAATTAATGAAGCATATTATAATGAAGAGGTTGTCTGATGATATCGGGATGAGCAGGAGAGTGATTTTAGATCCATTTGACCCAAGAAGATTGTCAGCAACCATTGCCCCTGGTCCACCTCCCCCTACTCAAGATTTGATGGCTgccaaaatttcaagatttaacaGGGAAGATCTGGACAGGACCATAGACTACGATTTTGACCAGACAATAGACTATGAGTGGCCAACTAACTAa